Below is a window of Brachyspira pilosicoli DNA.
CAATAAAAATCTCTGAATGTTCTCCAAGCATAAGAATCTTCATCAGACTTTAAAAATGCTTTGAAAGATACTTGAGGATGTACATTATAATCTTTAAATGCTTTCACCATAGAATAAAATATTTTAGTTTCTTCTATGTTCATGATTTTTTTAGTAGATATATTTCCAGTTTCCATATCATGGAGTCTTTGCTCTGTTATGTCTTTTGTTTGGTATTCATATTTTTTATTATAATTATTATATCTTTTATTATAGTTTCTATATTCTCTATAGTAATTAGAATCTCTTCTTTTAAAGAAAAATATAAATATTACAATTAATATAAAAATTAATCCAATTAAACTTTCCATAAATAAAAACTCCAATATACTATAAAGTATAGTTCTGTGAAATTATTATTCAAGTATAAATTAGATTTTTATATTATATTTTTCAAATAATTAGTATTTTATTTTTATAAATATATTTGAATTTTTTTATTTTTCTTTTATAATATATTAAACTTTATTTTAGACTTTATATATTCACTTCAATACTTTTTATATATTTAATCTTTAATCCGTATAAAGAATTTTTATAAAAACCTATAAAGGAGAGTTTATTATGGCAGAAAAACAAATACTTAATTTTGAAGCCGAAACAAAACAGATATTAAATTTAATGGTGCATTCTATATACACTCATAAAGAAATATTTTTAAGAGAACTTATATCAAATGCAAGCGACGCTTTAGATAAAGCAAGATTTGAATCTATAACTAAAAGCGATAAATATACTGATATAGATAATTTAAGAATAAAAATAGAAATAGATGAACAAAATAGAACATTGAGTATTATAGATAACGGAATTGGTATGACAAGAGAAGATGTTATCAATAATATAGGCTCTATTGCAAGAAGCGGTACTAAAGCATTTTTGGAGAAAATACAAAAGGATAAAGAAGCTTCAAAAGAAAGCGGAATAGATTTAATAGGGCAATTTGGTGTTGGATTTTATTCTGCATTTATGGTTGCTGATGATATTATAATAGAGACTAAAAATGTTGATAGTGAAAAGGGTGTTCGTTGGGAGAGTAATGGAGACGGTTCTTATTCTATAGAAGATATTGATAAACAAGACAGAGGAACAAAAATTATACTCAAGTTAAAACCAAAAGATAAAAAGTTAGAAGAAGACGGATTTGTTGATGATGATTATTGCAACAGATACACTTTAGAAGGACTCATTCATAAATATTCAAACTATGTTCATTATCCTATTATTATGGATATGCCTATACCAAAAAAGGACGAAAAAGAAATTCAGCAATATGAAGAGAAAACTATTAACTCAATGGTGAGTATATGGCAAAAATCAAAAAGCGATGTTAAAACAGAAGAGTATAATGAGTTTTATAAAGAGCATTTCCATGATTATGCAGACCCATTTGAAGTAATACATACAAAGGCAGAAGGTACTATAGAATATACTGCACTTTTATTTATACCTTCAAAAGCACCTTTTAATTTCCTACACCCAGATTTTGAGAGAGGTTTAGAGCTTTATTCAAGAAACGTGTTTATAATGGGTAAATGTAAAGACTTGCTTCCTGAATATTTAAAATTTGTAAGAGGTTTGGTTGATTCTCCTGACTTCTCACTTAATATTTCAAGAGAGATTTTACAGCATAGCACTCAATTAAAAAGAATAGCATCAAATGTTGAAAAAAAGGTTTTGGAAACTTTAGAAAATATATTAAAAAATGACAGAAAAAGATACCAAGAGTTTTTCAAAGAGTTTGGCGAGTCTATAAAAATAGGAATATATTCAGACTTTAGTAAAAAAGATAAGCTATCTAATTTATTATTATTTGAATCATCAGAAACATCTGACGGAGAATATACAACATTAGCAGAATATAAATCAAGAATGAAAGAAGGT
It encodes the following:
- a CDS encoding DUF2726 domain-containing protein; protein product: MESLIGLIFILIVIFIFFFKRRDSNYYREYRNYNKRYNNYNKKYEYQTKDITEQRLHDMETGNISTKKIMNIEETKIFYSMVKAFKDYNVHPQVSFKAFLKSDEDSYAWRTFRDFYCDYLITYKRGNKINEPVAVIEYHGKGHFGDTETLKEKVKNNDMVREKLFNKIGLKYFIIKDEDIKTNPKFIDETKLDAYLCDIYIILNK
- the htpG gene encoding molecular chaperone HtpG, translated to MAEKQILNFEAETKQILNLMVHSIYTHKEIFLRELISNASDALDKARFESITKSDKYTDIDNLRIKIEIDEQNRTLSIIDNGIGMTREDVINNIGSIARSGTKAFLEKIQKDKEASKESGIDLIGQFGVGFYSAFMVADDIIIETKNVDSEKGVRWESNGDGSYSIEDIDKQDRGTKIILKLKPKDKKLEEDGFVDDDYCNRYTLEGLIHKYSNYVHYPIIMDMPIPKKDEKEIQQYEEKTINSMVSIWQKSKSDVKTEEYNEFYKEHFHDYADPFEVIHTKAEGTIEYTALLFIPSKAPFNFLHPDFERGLELYSRNVFIMGKCKDLLPEYLKFVRGLVDSPDFSLNISREILQHSTQLKRIASNVEKKVLETLENILKNDRKRYQEFFKEFGESIKIGIYSDFSKKDKLSNLLLFESSETSDGEYTTLAEYKSRMKEGQEFIYYAAAKDKATIEKLPHMEGMKDKGYEVLYFTDRVDEFMVNMMREFDGTKLYSILQADNNTENKDENKDSTNKDVLNAIKEVLGADKVAEVRETNRLKESVVCLSNKEDSISFNMAKVLAESGNPMFAMKPERVLEINTSHDVFKAIEKEYQANKTSDLFKEYSELLYDEACILEGLPLEDPKLFASRMSKLMLKL